Proteins from a single region of Parambassis ranga chromosome 16, fParRan2.1, whole genome shotgun sequence:
- the LOC114448873 gene encoding glycoprotein endo-alpha-1,2-mannosidase-like protein yields the protein MARLRRKACVALFLFTLFIFGTMMGLRTLKPSDGFSDMAPGLELLPMIGGKMDRRSVSRDVTASPGQARQPGSNTKAVFSNSGPEGTIFYDVHIFYYIWYGNPHMDGKYIHWDHILVPHWDPKIASSYPRGRHMPPEDIGSSFYPELNPYSSRDPDVLESHMEQIGASAAGVLVLSWYPPGLADDNGEPAEDLVPAVLDAAYRHNLKIAFHIQAYRGRNDQSVHDNVKYIIDRYGDHGAFYKFTSSTGKSLPLFYIYDSYLTPPESWAEFLTPTGSHSVRGSAYDSVFIALIVEERHKHDILAGGFDGMYTYFASNGFSFGSSHQNWKAIKAFCDGNNLLFIPSVGPGYIDTSIRPWNNHNTRNRVNGRYYETALQAALNARPEIVTITSFNEWHEGTQIERAVPKKTVTRVYLDYQPHGPDHYLELTRRWAEQFNKEKEQWLM from the exons ATGGCAAGGCTACGGAGGAAGGCTTGCGTCGCTCTCTTTCTTTTTACGCTCTTCATATTCGGGACTATGATGGGACTGAGGACCCTGAAGCCCAGCGATGGTTTCTCTGATATGGCCCCAGGCTTGGAGCTCCTGCCAATGATCGGAGGGAAGATGGACCGGCGCTCCGTGTCCCGCGATGTCACCGCGTCCCCGGGTCAAGCCCGGCAGCCCGGCAGCAACACCAAAGCAGTTTTTTCAAACTCCGGCCCCGAGGGGACAATATTTTACGatgttcatattttttactACATCTGGTACGGCAACCCTCACATGGACGGCAAATACATTCACTGGGACCACATCCTGGTTCCACACTGGGACCCGAAGATCGCATCCAGCTACCCGAGAGGGAGACACATGCCACCCGAGGACATCGGTTCCAGCTTCTACCCTGAACTCAACCCGTACAGCTCGCGGGATCCAGACGTGCTGGAGTCCCACATGGAGCAGATCGGAGCCTCCGCAGCAG GGGTCCTGGTCCTGTCGTGGTATCCTCCTGGCCTGGCTGATGACAACGGGGAACCCGCTGAGGATTTGGTACCAGCTGTACTGGATGCTGCATATAGACACAACCTCAAG ATCGCCTTTCACATCCAAGCATACAGGGGACGGAACGACCAGAGTGTGCATGACAACGTCAAGTACATCATCGACAG GTATGGTGACCATGGAGCCTTCTACAAGTTTACTTCCAGCACAGGGAAGAGTCTTCCTTTGTTTTACATCTACGACTCCTACCTAACTCCACCAGAGTCCTGGGCTGAATTTTTGACTCCCACCGGGTCCCACAGCGTGCGAGGCTCGGCCTATGACTCCGTCTTCATTGCCCTGATTGTGGAGGAGCGTCACAAGCATGACATCCTGGCAGGTGGCTTTGACGGCATGTACACTTACTTTGCCTCCAACGGCTTCTCCTTTGGCTCTTCTCACCAGAACTGGAAGGCCATCAAAGCTTTCTGTGACGGGAACAATCTCCTTTTTATCCCTAGCGTGGGACCTGGTTACATCGACACCAGCATCCGTCCGTGGAACAACCACAACACGCGCAACAGGGTGAACGGCCGTTACTATGAGACAGCTTTGCAGGCCGCGCTCAATGCTCGCCCAGAGATTGTCACCATAACGTCTTTTAACGAATGGCATGAGGGGACGCAGATAGAGAGAGCGGTGCCTAAAAAGACTGTGACCCGCGTGTACCTGGACTATCAGCCACATGGGCCTGATCACTACCTGGAGCTGACCCGACGCTGGGCAGAGCAGTTCAATAAAGAGAAGGAGCAGTGGCTCATGTGA